A portion of the Edaphobacter lichenicola genome contains these proteins:
- a CDS encoding RecA family protein, protein MSLSSAIRAQVESSLARKIPSALTPVTKMMRSTAASGIASLDDALKGGFPIGALSELSGPECSGRTSLAHSFVARVIESGKIAAWIDVSDTFDAVSAAAAGIDLQRLLWVRCGVTVISQAEQIREFSLPDAYLAPSTPKKGLHGGGCGTHPRHEAKGLSSAVTGLLQLEALNPRCAETQRKRRAIEVTRAPIHQPVGCPTQRRSVHGPYQRIEQGLKSADLILQAGGFGTIVLDLGSIAPEYLSRIDLATWHRYRVAAERTQSSIVLLTQYVCAKSSAELHLRLHPADILREETTVFSGTQLRVEVVRHRFQELGSNVLPIRKPPQSANVVRWRNRATWAGQR, encoded by the coding sequence ATGTCACTATCCTCTGCCATCCGCGCCCAAGTCGAAAGTTCCCTTGCCCGAAAGATACCTTCTGCCCTCACTCCGGTTACGAAGATGATGCGGTCAACCGCTGCTTCAGGTATCGCATCGCTAGACGATGCCCTGAAAGGAGGTTTTCCGATAGGAGCGTTGAGCGAACTCTCTGGTCCGGAGTGCTCCGGCAGAACCTCTCTTGCCCACTCTTTTGTGGCTCGAGTCATCGAGAGCGGAAAGATTGCGGCTTGGATAGATGTGTCAGACACATTTGACGCTGTCTCGGCCGCGGCAGCGGGAATCGATCTACAGAGGCTCCTGTGGGTACGCTGTGGAGTCACTGTGATCTCACAGGCGGAACAGATTCGCGAGTTTTCTCTTCCGGATGCGTACCTAGCTCCTTCAACGCCCAAGAAGGGTTTACATGGCGGAGGTTGTGGTACTCATCCTCGGCATGAAGCCAAGGGATTGTCTTCGGCCGTTACCGGACTTCTTCAGCTAGAAGCGCTGAATCCACGATGCGCGGAGACACAACGCAAGCGACGCGCCATTGAGGTAACGCGTGCTCCTATTCATCAGCCAGTGGGGTGTCCCACTCAGAGACGTTCGGTACACGGCCCATACCAAAGGATCGAACAGGGCTTGAAAAGTGCCGACTTGATTCTGCAAGCGGGCGGATTCGGTACGATCGTCCTGGATCTTGGAAGTATCGCTCCTGAGTACTTGTCACGTATCGATTTGGCGACATGGCATCGCTACCGCGTGGCAGCCGAGCGAACACAATCAAGCATCGTCCTCCTAACCCAATACGTTTGTGCCAAAAGCAGCGCAGAACTTCACTTACGTTTACACCCCGCCGATATTCTCCGCGAAGAGACCACAGTGTTCTCCGGAACACAGCTAAGAGTTGAAGTCGTACGTCATCGATTTCAAGAGCTAGGGAGCAATGTCCTTCCGATTCGTAAACCACCACAAAGCGCCAATGTAGTGCGCTGGCGGAATCGTGCGACGTGGGCAGGCCAGCGA